One Timaviella obliquedivisa GSE-PSE-MK23-08B DNA window includes the following coding sequences:
- a CDS encoding ABC transporter substrate-binding protein, whose translation MTDSWHDSQDGITRRKFIQYGALTVGSGFITACTSQSQAPTAPAVTTEQLTKISYGTNWYAQAEHGGFYQAVATGIYQEYGLDVTIKMGGPQVNGTQLLMGGAVDFFMGYASDAIQAIEEGIPKVTVASIFQKDPQVIIAHPESGAKTLADLKGKPILISSAANVTYWPFLKAKYGFTDDQKRPYNFNPAPFLTDKTSAQQGYLSSEPLAIEKAGGFKPIVFLLADSGYTPYSTTIEAKRELVETNPDLVQRFVDASIKGWYSYLEGDPKPANELIKKANPEMNDEQLAYGIAKMKEYGVVNSGDAETKGIGAMTEERWKSFFDTMAAEGLFEKDTDYRKAYTLKFINKGTNSYKS comes from the coding sequence ATGACAGATTCATGGCATGATTCGCAGGACGGCATCACGCGCCGTAAATTTATTCAGTACGGGGCGCTGACGGTTGGAAGCGGTTTCATTACAGCTTGTACAAGCCAATCTCAGGCTCCTACTGCTCCTGCCGTCACAACAGAGCAATTAACGAAGATTAGCTACGGTACTAACTGGTATGCCCAAGCTGAACATGGTGGCTTTTACCAGGCAGTTGCCACAGGGATTTATCAAGAATATGGGTTAGATGTCACGATAAAAATGGGCGGACCGCAGGTCAACGGAACGCAGCTTTTAATGGGTGGGGCAGTTGATTTCTTTATGGGTTATGCCTCGGACGCAATTCAAGCGATCGAAGAAGGCATCCCAAAAGTGACGGTCGCATCCATTTTTCAGAAAGATCCGCAGGTGATTATTGCTCATCCTGAGTCGGGTGCTAAAACCCTAGCCGATCTCAAGGGCAAACCTATCTTAATTTCCTCAGCGGCAAATGTGACTTACTGGCCTTTCCTCAAAGCCAAGTATGGATTTACAGATGATCAGAAGCGCCCCTACAACTTCAATCCTGCTCCCTTTTTAACAGACAAAACTTCTGCTCAACAGGGCTATCTCAGTTCGGAACCCTTGGCGATCGAAAAAGCAGGAGGCTTCAAGCCGATCGTTTTTCTGTTAGCAGATAGTGGCTACACCCCCTATTCTACAACGATTGAGGCAAAGCGCGAATTGGTCGAGACGAACCCCGACTTGGTTCAACGGTTTGTAGATGCATCCATTAAAGGTTGGTATAGCTATTTAGAAGGTGATCCAAAACCTGCCAACGAACTCATTAAGAAAGCAAACCCAGAAATGAATGATGAACAACTTGCCTACGGTATTGCGAAGATGAAAGAGTACGGCGTTGTAAACTCTGGAGATGCAGAGACAAAGGGGATTGGCGCAATGACAGAGGAACGCTGGAAATCGTTTTTTGATACGATGGCAGCAGAAGGTTTGTTTGAAAAAGATACTGATTATAGAAAAGCTTATACTCTAAAATTTATCAATAAAGGAACAAATTCATACAAGAGCTAA
- a CDS encoding pre-peptidase C-terminal domain-containing protein, whose amino-acid sequence MSKSLFSLFRLPFLVPVAALAIGVSALSAKAETLVYNPIPMPASNEVTDTLSEKDIPTGVGGFSRDYVVNFKEGDQIVLDLTSDQFDALVTLIGPDGATVGENDDGPDGTTNSLLFTRITRPGNYIVRVAPYAGQGLGGFTLKVTRLRPI is encoded by the coding sequence ATGAGCAAGTCTCTATTTTCCCTTTTCCGTCTTCCATTTTTAGTTCCAGTCGCAGCCCTCGCTATTGGTGTCAGCGCCTTATCTGCCAAGGCAGAGACGCTTGTCTATAATCCAATTCCGATGCCCGCCAGCAACGAGGTGACAGACACGCTTTCAGAAAAGGATATCCCCACTGGGGTCGGTGGTTTTTCTCGAGATTACGTCGTTAACTTTAAAGAGGGCGATCAAATTGTTCTAGACTTGACTTCTGATCAGTTTGATGCGCTAGTTACCCTCATTGGGCCCGATGGAGCAACTGTGGGCGAAAATGACGACGGCCCTGATGGAACGACGAATTCATTGCTCTTTACTCGCATTACCCGCCCAGGAAACTACATTGTTCGGGTTGCTCCTTATGCAGGACAAGGTTTGGGTGGTTTTACGCTAAAGGTAACTCGCCTCAGACCGATTTAA
- the gshB gene encoding glutathione synthase produces the protein MKIAFIIDPIQRLDPGHDTSVALMEAAQVMGHEVWVTEAPLLSVAGGKAWAIAQAVQLEPVSLVEGRWVAAQPWYQLGDRQMLLLEEMDAVFMRTDPPVTISYLYATYILDYVDPAKTLMINSPNGLRVANEKMYALQFAEAIPETIVSQDKQVIRKFVERLGTAVIKPLGGKAGEGILLIEAGDRNFNSLIEISTQGKTPIMVQAYLPAAKDGDKRVILLNGEPIGAVNRVPTGSEFRGNMAVGGQAVKVEITERDRQISAQLAPSLRRDGLIFVGIDIIGGYLTEVNVTSPTGIREIDQFNNVRLGEQVMEWVTQKSVGLMKE, from the coding sequence GTGAAAATTGCTTTTATTATTGATCCGATTCAGAGGCTCGATCCAGGGCACGATACAAGCGTCGCTTTAATGGAAGCAGCCCAGGTAATGGGACACGAAGTATGGGTGACTGAGGCACCTTTGCTAAGCGTGGCGGGCGGAAAGGCTTGGGCGATCGCTCAGGCCGTACAGTTAGAGCCTGTGTCGTTGGTCGAAGGGCGATGGGTAGCGGCTCAGCCCTGGTATCAATTGGGCGATCGCCAGATGTTGCTGCTGGAAGAAATGGATGCAGTTTTCATGCGCACTGATCCACCTGTGACGATTTCCTATCTCTATGCAACCTATATTTTAGATTACGTTGATCCAGCCAAAACTTTGATGATTAATTCACCCAATGGGCTGCGGGTTGCCAATGAAAAAATGTATGCACTGCAATTTGCAGAAGCCATTCCAGAAACTATTGTCAGTCAGGATAAGCAGGTAATTCGGAAGTTTGTAGAGCGGCTAGGAACGGCAGTGATTAAGCCGTTGGGCGGTAAGGCAGGCGAGGGTATTTTGTTAATCGAGGCGGGCGATCGCAATTTTAACTCGCTGATTGAAATCAGTACGCAGGGCAAAACGCCGATTATGGTGCAAGCTTATCTGCCAGCAGCAAAAGACGGCGATAAGCGCGTGATTTTGCTAAACGGTGAACCGATTGGGGCTGTGAACCGAGTGCCCACAGGCAGTGAGTTTCGGGGCAATATGGCAGTCGGTGGGCAGGCGGTAAAAGTAGAAATTACAGAGCGCGATCGCCAAATTAGCGCTCAGCTTGCGCCGAGTTTGCGCCGAGATGGTCTAATTTTTGTGGGAATTGACATCATTGGAGGTTATCTCACGGAAGTGAATGTGACCAGCCCAACAGGCATTCGAGAGATTGATCAGTTTAACAATGTCCGCTTGGGCGAACAGGTGATGGAGTGGGTTACGCAAAAGAGCGTTGGTTTGATGAAAGAATGA
- a CDS encoding ABC transporter ATP-binding protein — protein MPNSTITLSHISKIYANGTIALTDFSLDIGAGEFVTLVGASGCGKSTVLRIMAGLGKMSAGTIEWNLKQPKLAFVFQEAALMPWATVQENVRLPLKLAGIAKRTADLAVAEAIALVDLQGFEKAYSRQLSGGMKMRVSIARALVTQPEILLLDEPFGALDEMTRSKLNSDVLNLWLQKQWTVVFVTHNIYEAVYLSNRVIVMASRPGRVVADVAIAAPYPRTEDFRSSSLYNSYCQRISHALANAPAPSVTPL, from the coding sequence ATGCCCAACTCTACTATCACGCTCAGCCACATCAGCAAAATCTACGCTAACGGGACGATCGCCCTCACTGATTTTAGTCTAGATATTGGTGCGGGAGAGTTTGTCACTCTAGTGGGTGCTTCCGGCTGTGGCAAAAGTACGGTACTGCGAATCATGGCTGGGCTGGGTAAAATGAGCGCAGGCACGATTGAATGGAACCTTAAACAACCCAAACTCGCATTTGTATTTCAAGAAGCTGCATTAATGCCCTGGGCAACTGTGCAAGAGAATGTCCGGTTGCCCCTTAAGCTGGCAGGTATTGCTAAACGGACGGCTGACTTAGCTGTGGCGGAAGCGATCGCCCTGGTCGATCTTCAAGGGTTTGAGAAAGCATATTCCCGCCAACTATCTGGCGGCATGAAGATGCGTGTCTCTATTGCGAGAGCGTTGGTCACTCAACCTGAGATTTTACTACTGGATGAGCCGTTCGGGGCTTTAGACGAAATGACCCGCAGTAAGTTGAACAGCGATGTATTAAACTTATGGTTGCAAAAACAATGGACGGTGGTATTTGTCACCCATAACATTTACGAAGCCGTTTATCTCTCCAATCGGGTCATTGTCATGGCATCGCGTCCAGGTCGAGTTGTCGCAGATGTGGCGATCGCCGCCCCCTATCCTCGTACCGAAGACTTCCGTAGCTCCAGCCTTTATAACAGCTACTGTCAAAGAATTTCCCACGCTCTTGCTAATGCCCCTGCTCCCTCTGTCACTCCCTTATGA
- the grxC gene encoding glutaredoxin 3, with the protein MSSNVEIYTWRTCPFCIRAKQLLREKGVEFTEYSIDGDNAARTKMAERSHGQRSVPQIFINDQHIGGCDDIHDLDARGELDPLLT; encoded by the coding sequence ATGTCTTCTAACGTTGAAATTTACACTTGGAGAACTTGCCCCTTTTGTATTCGAGCTAAGCAATTGTTGCGCGAGAAAGGCGTTGAGTTTACAGAGTATTCTATTGATGGTGACAATGCAGCCCGGACAAAGATGGCAGAGCGATCGCACGGGCAGCGCTCTGTGCCTCAGATTTTTATCAATGATCAGCACATTGGCGGCTGTGACGATATTCATGATCTAGATGCACGCGGGGAACTCGATCCGTTGTTGACCTAA